The Aedes aegypti strain LVP_AGWG chromosome 3, AaegL5.0 Primary Assembly, whole genome shotgun sequence genome contains a region encoding:
- the LOC110677773 gene encoding uncharacterized protein LOC110677773: MPKENQIPLIEDARETPKWINEKYFESLLRKYKDDPTIEVQSVQVTYALPKGENYASVIYRAQIVHRRKDQPVKTCSYIIKGISETPLAKQKLGEYDVHRKEMDIYQLVIPEFRRLMRSVGDRAELYPNPLCVDRINDVIILNDVTKKGYVMLDRTQGLDATHAKMSLKAMAKLHASSLKLVEIYPSIFDRYTTGMWTRKTDAFHEFFQSTYDSLTEEIYTWDPEWHYYANKLRNLRPHFIEQALSVFDNDQEGDLRVLVHGDLWINNLMFKYDANGHPSDVLLLDFQFCCYGSPAIDLFYFFFSSTKDEIRQNCFDEYMQYYYCHLVEYAKRINCTRPLPTLHQFQLQLLRKMFYSMYSSIVALPIHLNQEPDADFDALMAGDERARKFKKAIMTNKKYHKIIKGLLPTFDRKGLLDKLD, translated from the exons ATGccgaaagaaaatcaaattccgTTGATTGAAGACGCGCGAGAAACTCCAAAATGGATCaatgaaaaatactttgaatcGTTGTTGAGGAAGTACAAAGATGACCCAACTATTGAGGTTCAATCCGTGCAAGTGACATATGCATTACCAAAGGGTGAAAACTATGCCAGTGTGATCTACCGTGCCCAAATTGTTCACCGCAGAAAAGACCAACCAGTTAAAACATGCAGCTACATAATCAAGGGAATTTCGGAGACACCGTTGGCGAAACAGAAACTAGGCGAGTACGATGTCCACCGAAAGGAGATGGACATCTATCAATTGGTAATTCCTGAATTTCGGCGATTGATGAGGTCCGTTGGAGATCGAGCAGAGCTTTATCCAAATCCACTGTGTGTAGATCGAATTAATGACGTGATCATTTTGAATGATGTTACAAAGAAGGGCTACGTAATGCTCGACAGGACTCAGGGATTGGACGcaacgcatgcaaaaatgtctTTGAAAGCAATGGCTAAGCTACATGCCAGCTCCCTCAAGTTGGTGGAGATCTATCCTTCGATATTTGACCGGTACACCACTGGAATGTGGACTCGTAAGACAGATGCATTCCATGAGTTCTTCCAGTCCACGTACGATTCACTGACGGAGGAAATCTACACCTGGGATCCGGAATGGCACTACTATGCTAACAAACTGCGAAATCTTCGACCGCACTTCATCGAGCAAGCATTGTCCGTATTCGACAACGACCAAGAGGGAGATTTACGCGTTTTGGTGCATGGTGATTTATGGATCAACAATCTGATGTTCAAGTACGATGCCAACGGTCATCCAAGCGATGTATTGCttcttgattttcaattttgctgTTATGGAAGCCCAGCCATCGACTTGTTttacttcttcttctcttctacCAAAGATGAAATCCGTCAGAACTGCTTCGATGAATATATGCAGTACTATTATTGTCATTTGGTAGAATACGCGAAACGGATAAACTGCACAAGGCCACTGCCGACGTTGCATCAATTTCAACTACAGCTCCTGAGGAAAATGTTTTACT CTATGTATTCAAGCATCGTGGCGCTCCCGATACACCTGAACCAGGAACCGGATGCCGATTTCGACGCACTCATGGCCGGAGATGAACGAGCCAGGAAGTTCAAGAAGGCCATCATGACCAACAAAAAGTACCACAAGATCATCAAAGGCCTGCTGCCGACTTTTGACCGGAAGGGTCTGTTGGATAAGCTTGACTGA